The Salvelinus namaycush isolate Seneca chromosome 38, SaNama_1.0, whole genome shotgun sequence genome includes a window with the following:
- the LOC120031847 gene encoding DEP domain-containing protein 7-like, whose amino-acid sequence MAADLTPRFRRLNSQTRSLRENVQPGFSGPFHATQLWHNIIQALHTQVEVRRRRRHLCVHPDCFTGSDAVDTVLSYLMQNVFFCASEVSRLKAARLCQALMEAKVFEAVGTKLFRRDKEATFEDTSCSLYRFQDSGSARKAGKDGDTENMAPEDLVRKRKKGSRLSELRTISNPLALGPSDRRVERLLKIINLQPSLPKAITKAPTTIFLSKTVVEEVWKQQTLLQLLQTVELPVLDCILASPTRGTQPRPQAAALQLLQSHHQDLVISNTCLDRELPQTLNLPELDAWLVAAADCLELFPDQLIVLAGEHLLQQGSTTEGAERLSGQKKLLFDTMAKHYGGQERSPLLTGRYLDIHTAILNLLDCGKVDDAVRAYQLCLHLLEPAGRDELRRLLAFMAAAAHPDACRLHKQTDNRALISRTFLKAIVQNKELSRTQSERLLLFLMDNHTQLFKTPTSLIDAVRRTLQILQQGRDPNNIAMFTFCQQVSLQQYKDQCEVATLESLKQLIRDISLSKALSVKERRRLVKEFQKHHPIVFLQHFSSTF is encoded by the exons ATGGCGGCTGATTTAACTCCGAGGTTTAGACGATTGAACAGTCAAACACGGAGCCTTCGTGAAAATGTTCAACCAG GATTCTCTGGGCCCTTCCACGCTACACAGCTGTGGCACAACATCATCCAGGCGCTGCATACACAGGTGGAGGTGCGACGACGACGGCGCCACCTGTGTGTGCACCCTGACTGCTTCACAGGCTCGGATGCAGTAGACACTGTGCTCAGCTACTTGATGCAGAACGTCTTCTTCTGTGCCAGCGAGGTGTCACGCCTCAAGGCCGCCAGGCTCTGCCAGGCGCTCATGGAGGCCAAGGTGTTTGAGGCGGTGGGCACCAAGCTGTTCCGCCGGGACAAGGAGGCCACTTTCGAGGACACGAGCTGCAGCCTCTACCGTTTCCAGGACTCCGGCTCAGCCAGGAAGGCTGGGAAGGATGGGGACACAGAGAACATGGCCCCCGAGGACttagtgaggaagaggaagaaaggCTCTAG actgagTGAGCTGAGGACCATCTCCAACCCCCTGGCGCTGGGCCCCTCAGACCGGAGGGTGGAGAGGCTGCTGAAGATCATCAACCTGCAGCCCTCCCTCCCTAAAGCCATTACCAAAGCCCCCACCACCATCTTCCTTTCAAAGACAG tggtggaggaggtgtggaAGCAGCAGACGTTGCTTCAGCTGCTGCAGACGGTGGAGCTACCCGTGCTGGACTGCATCCTGGCGAGTCCGACCCGGGGGACCCAGCCCCGCCCCCAGGCTGCCGCCCTGCAGCTGCTGCAGAGCCACCACCAGGACCTGGTCATCTCCAACACCTGCCTGGACCGTGAGCTGCCCCAGACCCTCAACCTTCCTGA GCTGGACGCATGGCTGGTGGCAGCCGCTGACTGCCTGGAGCTCTTCCCTGACCAGCTGATCGTGTTGGCGGGGGAGCACCTCCTCCAGCAGGGCAGCACCACAGAGGGGGCAGAGAGGCTGAGCGGCCAGAAGAAACTGCTGTTTGACACCATGGCCAAGCACTACGGAGGCCAGGAGAGGTCCCCGCTGCTCACCGGACGCTACCTGGACATCCACACGGCCATACTGAACCTGTTGG acTGTGGGAAGGTGGATGATGCTGTCAGGGCCTATCAGCTGTGTCTGCATCTGCTGGAGCCTGCTGGGAGAGATGAGCTGAGGAGGCTCCTGGCCTTCATGGCCGCGGCAGCCCATCCGGATGCATGCCGTCTGCACAAACAG ACAGACAACAGGGCCCTGATCAGCAGGACATTTCTGAAGGCCATCGTGCAGAATAAAGAGCTATCTCGTACCCAGAGCGAGAGGCTGCTGCTGTTTCTGATGGACAACCACACTCAGCTCTTTAAG ACCCCCACATCGCTGATTGATGCTGTGAGGAGAACGCTGCAAATCCTGCAGCAAGGAAGAGATCCGAACAACATTGCGA TGTTTACGTTCTGTCAGCAGGTGTCGCTGCAGCAGTATAAGGATCAGTGCGAGGTGGCCACCCTGGAGAGCCTGAAGCAGCTGATCAGGGACATCAGCCTGAGCAAGGCCCTGTCTGTCAAGGAGAGGAGAAGGCTGGTCAAGGAGTTCCAGAAGCACCATCCCATAGTCTTCCTCCAGCACTTCTCCTCCACTTTCTAG